Proteins co-encoded in one Lysobacter solisilvae genomic window:
- a CDS encoding DUF3667 domain-containing protein, which translates to MSASTTHAAATDCENCGTPLQGEFCHACGQGVHSPVRSFAHALEEIFESFWHLDGRVFQTLRDLMSPGRVACNYLAGQRVRYVAPIRLFVLLSLLTFFVGKLTVHLDQGSFSSNGYESRIEAARTVAEVERIRDQTLAELAVAEKEAAKVPGVNPALVTARVRIQGEASDRIAELRNAANAKPTGAKPAAGAATPARGRDAAPAGTPGAKGGAASPPTTRIVTGPGDDDWSFNGRPWDEKTNPVDVGWLPGFADRWLNRRIGRAKENVGALEADPDRLVQMFMGTLPTALFLFIPVFALLLKVFYLGSRRLYLEHVAVALYSHAWLLLMLMGLFLLSGISEAFSAGWVSVVTGLATAALWIWMPIYLFVMQRRVYGQHWAVTLAKYLVIGAIYVMMISFATAMAFLAGMVT; encoded by the coding sequence ATGAGCGCATCTACGACCCACGCGGCCGCCACGGACTGCGAGAACTGCGGCACCCCCCTGCAGGGCGAGTTCTGCCACGCCTGCGGGCAGGGCGTGCACAGCCCGGTGCGCAGTTTCGCGCATGCCCTGGAGGAGATCTTCGAATCCTTCTGGCACCTGGACGGACGGGTGTTCCAGACCCTGCGCGACCTGATGTCGCCCGGCCGGGTCGCCTGCAACTACCTGGCCGGCCAGCGCGTGCGCTACGTGGCGCCGATCCGGCTGTTCGTACTGCTGAGCCTGCTGACTTTCTTCGTCGGCAAGCTCACCGTGCACCTGGACCAGGGCTCGTTCTCGAGCAACGGCTACGAGTCGCGGATCGAGGCGGCGCGGACCGTCGCCGAGGTCGAACGCATCCGCGACCAGACCCTGGCCGAACTGGCGGTGGCCGAGAAGGAGGCCGCCAAGGTGCCCGGGGTCAATCCGGCGCTGGTGACGGCGCGCGTGCGCATCCAGGGCGAAGCGTCCGACCGCATCGCCGAGCTGCGCAACGCGGCCAACGCCAAACCCACCGGTGCGAAGCCGGCCGCGGGCGCCGCCACGCCGGCGCGCGGTCGCGACGCGGCGCCGGCCGGCACCCCGGGGGCCAAGGGTGGCGCCGCTTCGCCGCCGACCACGCGGATCGTGACCGGCCCGGGTGACGACGACTGGTCGTTCAACGGCCGCCCCTGGGACGAGAAGACCAACCCCGTCGACGTCGGCTGGCTGCCCGGTTTCGCCGACCGCTGGCTCAACCGCAGGATCGGCCGCGCCAAGGAGAACGTGGGCGCGCTGGAAGCCGACCCGGACCGCCTGGTGCAGATGTTCATGGGCACCCTGCCGACCGCGCTGTTCCTCTTCATTCCCGTGTTCGCGCTGCTGCTGAAGGTGTTCTACCTGGGCTCGCGCCGGCTGTACTTGGAACACGTCGCGGTCGCGCTCTACAGCCACGCCTGGCTGCTGCTGATGCTGATGGGCCTGTTCCTGCTGTCGGGCATCAGCGAGGCCTTCAGCGCGGGCTGGGTGTCGGTGGTGACCGGCCTGGCCACGGCCGCGCTGTGGATCTGGATGCCGATCTACCTGTTCGTGATGCAGCGGCGGGTCTACGGCCAGCACTGGGCGGTCACGCTGGCCAAGTACCTGGTCATCGGCGCGATCTACGTGATGATGATCAGCTTCGCCACTGCCATGGCCTTCCTGGCCGGGATGGTGACGTGA
- a CDS encoding MATE family efflux transporter codes for MSLPTATPAPLSAEVRTTAVLAAPLVAGHVSAGLIGFVDSVIAGHHGTQTLAAVAVGTALFWLPVTIPMGTLMSLPPAVSQLDGAGRRAEIGPLFRQGLWLAALLGALLFGFMSLAVHALEPMGIAPEIRTGARAFLEGIRWGVPGFTLYLTMRYLSDGLHWTLPTMLLGFGGLVVLVPLGYALTWGVAGLPAMGAGGLGVASSIMMWTQALAFALYLSRARRFADLRLFATFDRPHGPTLRGLLRNGLPIGVTVAMEGGLFIATALLIGRLGGVPSAAHQIAINVSALCFMVPMGVAEATTVRIGHALGRDDAQGLRRAARAGLLIVLATQAVSALVLMTANDQLVRVYTSDAAVASLAATLLLYAAAFQFPDGVQVLSAGALRGLRDTRVPMLLAALAYWGIGMPVGAGLGLGLGWGPRGMWIGLIAGLTVAAVLLGTRFLRSSARLGRVPLPAGPPVAEPVGDGRSAQ; via the coding sequence ATGTCCCTGCCCACCGCCACACCCGCCCCGCTGTCCGCCGAGGTGCGCACCACCGCCGTGCTGGCCGCGCCGCTCGTGGCCGGGCACGTCTCGGCGGGCCTGATCGGTTTCGTCGACAGCGTGATCGCCGGCCACCACGGCACGCAGACGCTGGCCGCGGTCGCCGTGGGCACGGCGCTGTTCTGGCTGCCGGTGACCATCCCGATGGGCACGCTGATGTCGCTGCCGCCGGCGGTGTCGCAGCTGGACGGCGCGGGCCGCCGCGCCGAGATCGGCCCGCTGTTCCGCCAGGGGCTGTGGCTGGCCGCGCTGCTGGGCGCGCTGCTGTTCGGCTTCATGAGCCTGGCCGTGCACGCGCTGGAACCGATGGGCATCGCGCCGGAGATCCGCACCGGCGCGCGTGCGTTCCTGGAAGGCATCCGCTGGGGCGTGCCGGGCTTCACCCTGTACCTGACGATGCGCTACCTCAGCGACGGCCTGCACTGGACGCTGCCGACCATGCTGCTGGGTTTCGGCGGCCTGGTGGTGCTGGTGCCGCTGGGCTACGCGCTCACCTGGGGCGTGGCCGGCCTGCCGGCGATGGGCGCCGGCGGCCTGGGCGTGGCCTCCTCGATCATGATGTGGACGCAGGCGCTGGCCTTCGCGCTGTACCTCTCGCGCGCACGCCGCTTCGCCGACCTGCGCCTGTTCGCCACCTTCGACCGCCCGCACGGGCCCACGCTGCGCGGCCTGCTACGCAACGGCCTGCCGATCGGGGTGACGGTGGCGATGGAGGGCGGGCTGTTCATCGCCACCGCGCTGCTGATCGGCCGGCTGGGCGGCGTGCCCTCGGCCGCGCACCAGATCGCGATCAACGTGTCGGCCCTGTGCTTCATGGTGCCGATGGGCGTCGCCGAGGCCACCACCGTGCGCATCGGCCACGCCCTGGGCCGCGACGACGCGCAGGGCCTGCGCCGCGCGGCGCGCGCGGGCCTGCTGATCGTGCTGGCCACGCAGGCGGTCTCCGCGCTGGTGCTGATGACCGCCAACGACCAGCTCGTGCGCGTCTACACCTCCGATGCGGCGGTGGCCTCGCTGGCCGCGACGCTGCTGCTCTACGCCGCCGCCTTCCAGTTCCCCGACGGCGTGCAGGTGCTCTCGGCCGGCGCGCTGCGCGGGCTGCGCGACACCCGGGTGCCGATGCTGCTGGCGGCGCTGGCCTACTGGGGCATCGGCATGCCGGTCGGCGCCGGCCTGGGCCTGGGCCTGGGCTGGGGCCCGCGCGGCATGTGGATCGGCCTGATCGCCGGCCTGACCGTGGCCGCCGTGCTGCTGGGCACGCGCTTCCTGCGCTCCAGCGCCCGCCTGGGCCGCGTGCCGCTGCCCGCCGGCCCGCCCGTGGCTGAACCCGTCGGGGACGGCCGATCCGCCCAGTGA
- the sppA gene encoding signal peptide peptidase SppA: MNFTRRLIVNILFFGLLALLLLFLLALAGSGGAKPILDDTALVIEPTGALVEQYSVDPATRMFNRALGSHEGEEMQLRDLLRVLEAAQKDDRIERIVLKLDRLDASGLASLREAAGAIAKVRASGKEVVVFSEAMDQKQYLLAAQGSEVYLDPMGGLMLEGLGRYRQYYRQGLQDKLGVDVHLFKVGTFKSAAEPYVLDAASDAAKEADLFWMNDVWQRYLADIARARKLDPAQLAAGIDQLPMGVEASHGDLGQYALKQKLVDGLKTAEEVADLLAERGARDEDADGGFRQVSFEEYLGHLNAKVSPVDPRPQVAVVVAEGEIAGGEQPPGAVGGVSTSQLLREAREDDKVKALVLRVDSPGGEVFASEQIRREIVELKKAGKPVVVSMGDLAASGGYWISMNADRIYADESTITGSIGIFGLIPTFPRALDKIGVHSDGVGTTRFAGSFDVTRPLQPEVGQVIQSVINKGYRDFTGRVATARKRSVEQIDAVAQGRVWSGAQAKERGLVDAFGGVQVAIEDVARRAKLGKAGEYQVRYVEKAAPPFTRLLSEFAASRAGAYVLQESATAQGLARTLLPRALPQTAADLRFLESAIAPTRGVPVRALAYCFCEL, from the coding sequence ATGAATTTCACCCGCCGGCTGATCGTCAACATCCTCTTCTTCGGCCTGCTGGCCCTGCTGCTGCTGTTCCTGCTGGCCCTGGCCGGCAGCGGCGGCGCCAAGCCCATCCTGGACGACACCGCGCTGGTGATCGAACCCACCGGCGCGCTGGTCGAGCAGTACTCCGTGGACCCGGCCACGCGCATGTTCAACCGCGCGCTGGGCAGCCACGAAGGCGAGGAGATGCAGCTGCGCGACCTGCTGCGCGTGCTGGAGGCGGCGCAGAAGGACGATCGCATCGAACGCATCGTGCTCAAGCTCGATCGCCTGGACGCGAGCGGCTTGGCCTCGCTGCGCGAGGCGGCCGGCGCGATCGCCAAGGTCCGCGCCAGCGGCAAGGAAGTGGTGGTCTTCAGCGAGGCGATGGACCAGAAGCAGTACCTGCTGGCCGCGCAGGGCAGCGAGGTCTACCTGGATCCGATGGGCGGCCTGATGCTCGAGGGCCTGGGCCGCTATCGCCAGTACTACCGCCAGGGCCTGCAGGACAAGCTCGGCGTCGACGTGCACCTGTTCAAGGTCGGCACCTTCAAGTCGGCCGCCGAGCCCTACGTGCTCGACGCCGCGTCCGATGCCGCCAAGGAAGCCGACCTGTTCTGGATGAACGACGTGTGGCAGCGCTACCTGGCCGACATCGCCCGTGCGCGCAAGCTCGATCCGGCGCAGCTCGCCGCCGGCATCGACCAGCTGCCGATGGGCGTGGAAGCCAGCCACGGCGACCTGGGCCAGTACGCGCTCAAGCAGAAGCTGGTGGACGGCCTGAAGACGGCCGAGGAAGTGGCCGACCTGCTCGCCGAACGCGGCGCACGCGACGAGGACGCCGACGGCGGTTTCCGCCAGGTGTCGTTCGAGGAATACCTGGGCCACCTCAATGCCAAGGTCAGCCCGGTCGACCCGCGGCCGCAGGTGGCCGTCGTCGTCGCCGAAGGCGAAATCGCCGGTGGCGAACAGCCGCCGGGCGCGGTCGGTGGCGTGTCGACCTCGCAGCTGCTGCGCGAGGCGCGCGAGGACGACAAGGTCAAGGCGCTGGTGCTGCGCGTGGACTCGCCCGGTGGCGAAGTCTTCGCCAGCGAGCAGATCCGCCGCGAGATCGTCGAACTGAAGAAGGCCGGCAAGCCGGTGGTCGTCTCGATGGGCGACCTGGCCGCCTCGGGCGGCTACTGGATCTCGATGAACGCCGACCGCATCTACGCCGACGAATCCACCATCACCGGCTCGATCGGCATCTTCGGCCTGATCCCCACCTTCCCGCGCGCGCTGGACAAGATCGGCGTGCACAGCGACGGCGTGGGCACCACGCGTTTCGCCGGTTCCTTCGACGTCACCCGTCCGCTGCAGCCCGAAGTCGGCCAGGTGATCCAGTCGGTCATCAACAAGGGTTACCGCGACTTCACCGGCCGCGTCGCCACCGCCCGCAAGCGCAGCGTCGAGCAGATCGACGCCGTCGCCCAGGGCCGCGTGTGGTCCGGCGCGCAGGCGAAGGAACGTGGCCTGGTCGATGCCTTCGGCGGCGTGCAGGTCGCCATCGAGGATGTCGCCAGGCGCGCCAAGCTGGGCAAGGCCGGCGAGTACCAGGTGCGCTACGTCGAAAAGGCGGCCCCGCCGTTCACCCGCCTGCTGTCGGAATTCGCGGCCAGCCGCGCCGGCGCGTACGTCCTGCAGGAGTCCGCCACCGCCCAGGGCCTGGCCCGCACCCTGCTGCCGCGCGCGCTGCCGCAAACGGCCGCCGACCTGCGCTTCCTGGAATCGGCCATCGCCCCGACCCGCGGCGTCCCGGTCCGCGCACTGGCGTACTGCTTCTGCGAGTTGTGA
- a CDS encoding sensor histidine kinase — MQRLPLSLVFGAIAVGYLAAGLLLAGVLGLWIARPWLVALIVFAVLAPLLVYHVRRAFAPMHSLFRALTGTVASYRDGGYAFSLSWRGKGELGALVDSHNALGDALREQRLALVQRELLLDTMVQNTPVAMLLVDPSRRVVLGNVAARKLLGDGAKLEGQAIDAVFANAPDALREAFERGDDGIVTVGVDDEEEIHHLARRSFRLNGRRHELVLLRQLTAELRRQEVQTWKKVIRVISHELNNSLAPIASLAHSGAQLLQRGQLERLPTALATIEERARHLEAFIRDYAHFAKMPAPRLETVPWARFIERLRAQVEFTYEGPTTPEASARIDASQLEQGLINLIKNAHESGSAPREVVLALRRLPEAWRLEILDRGGGMNDAVLANALLPFYSTKRHGTGLGLALAREIAEAHGGRIALANREGGGLCVAVTLPA; from the coding sequence CTGCAACGCCTGCCGCTGAGCCTGGTGTTCGGCGCGATCGCGGTGGGCTACCTGGCGGCGGGGCTGCTGTTGGCCGGCGTGCTGGGGCTGTGGATCGCGCGGCCCTGGCTGGTGGCGCTGATCGTGTTCGCCGTGCTCGCGCCGCTGCTGGTCTACCACGTGCGACGCGCGTTCGCGCCGATGCATTCGCTGTTCCGCGCGCTGACCGGCACCGTGGCCAGCTATCGCGACGGCGGTTATGCGTTCAGCCTGTCGTGGCGGGGCAAGGGCGAGCTGGGCGCGCTGGTGGACAGCCACAACGCGCTGGGCGATGCGCTGCGCGAACAGCGCCTGGCGCTGGTGCAGCGCGAACTGCTGCTCGACACGATGGTGCAGAACACGCCGGTGGCGATGCTGCTGGTGGACCCGTCGCGCCGGGTGGTGCTGGGCAATGTCGCCGCGCGCAAGCTGCTGGGCGACGGCGCAAAGCTGGAAGGGCAAGCCATCGACGCGGTGTTCGCCAACGCGCCCGATGCGCTGCGCGAGGCCTTCGAACGCGGCGACGACGGCATCGTGACCGTGGGCGTGGACGACGAGGAGGAGATCCACCACCTCGCGCGCCGCAGCTTCCGCCTCAACGGCCGCCGCCATGAGCTGGTGCTGCTGCGCCAGCTGACCGCGGAACTGCGCCGGCAGGAAGTGCAGACCTGGAAGAAGGTCATCCGCGTGATCAGCCACGAGCTCAACAACTCACTGGCGCCGATCGCCTCGCTGGCGCATTCGGGCGCGCAGCTGCTCCAGCGCGGCCAGCTGGAACGGCTGCCCACGGCGCTGGCGACGATCGAGGAACGCGCGCGACACCTGGAGGCCTTCATCCGCGACTACGCGCACTTCGCGAAGATGCCGGCGCCGCGGCTGGAGACGGTGCCGTGGGCGCGCTTCATCGAACGGCTGCGCGCGCAGGTGGAGTTCACCTACGAGGGGCCGACGACACCGGAGGCCAGTGCGCGCATCGATGCCTCGCAGCTGGAGCAGGGGCTGATCAACCTGATCAAGAACGCGCACGAGTCGGGCTCGGCGCCGCGCGAGGTGGTGCTGGCGCTGCGCCGCCTGCCGGAGGCCTGGCGGCTGGAGATCCTGGATCGCGGCGGCGGCATGAACGACGCGGTGCTGGCCAACGCGCTGCTGCCGTTCTATTCGACCAAGCGCCACGGCACCGGGCTGGGGCTGGCGCTGGCGCGCGAGATTGCGGAGGCGCATGGCGGACGCATCGCGCTGGCCAACCGCGAGGGCGGTGGGTTGTGCGTGGCGGTGACGTTGCCGGCGTAG
- a CDS encoding sigma-54-dependent transcriptional regulator, whose product MPTILVIDDNRSVATALETLFCLHDLDTRAVCSPEEGLALLAREPIDLVVQDMNFRTDTTSGEEGLALFAKIRAAHPELPVILLTAWTHLESAVELVKAGAADYLAKPWDDRKLLATVNNLLALSQARQELARRRTHEQRRHDALARDFDLRGLVHADPASEATLALACQVARSELPVLITGPNGVGKELYAQIIHANSAVRDGPFVALNCGALPTELIEAELFGAEAGAYTGAQRAREGKFEAADGGTLFLDEIGTLPLAGQVKLLRVLETGRFERLGGNRERAVKVRVLSATNSDLAAAIASGQFREDLYYRLNGVEVRVPALAQRPDDILPLARHFLPAGKALDAGAERALLAHAWPGNVRELRNTMQRASLLAQGERIGAADLALPAPTGRLPATTPASVEEPDRAAIESALARAGGVLAQAASELGLSRQALYRRLERLGIERP is encoded by the coding sequence ATGCCCACGATCCTTGTCATTGACGACAACCGCAGCGTCGCGACCGCGCTGGAAACGCTGTTCTGCCTGCACGACCTGGACACCCGCGCGGTGTGCTCGCCGGAGGAGGGGCTGGCGCTGCTGGCGCGCGAGCCCATCGACCTGGTCGTGCAGGACATGAACTTCCGGACCGATACCACCTCGGGCGAGGAAGGGCTGGCGCTGTTCGCGAAGATCCGTGCCGCGCACCCGGAGCTGCCGGTGATCCTGCTCACGGCCTGGACCCACCTGGAATCGGCGGTCGAGCTGGTCAAGGCCGGCGCCGCCGACTACCTGGCCAAACCCTGGGACGACCGCAAGCTGCTGGCCACGGTCAACAACCTGCTGGCGCTGTCGCAGGCGCGGCAGGAGCTGGCGCGGCGGCGCACGCACGAGCAGCGCCGCCACGACGCGCTGGCCCGCGACTTCGACCTGCGCGGGCTGGTCCACGCCGATCCGGCGAGCGAGGCCACTCTGGCGCTGGCCTGCCAGGTCGCGCGCTCGGAGCTGCCGGTGCTGATCACCGGGCCCAACGGCGTGGGCAAGGAGCTGTACGCGCAGATCATCCACGCCAACTCGGCGGTGCGCGACGGGCCCTTCGTCGCGCTCAACTGCGGCGCGCTGCCGACCGAGCTGATCGAGGCCGAGCTGTTCGGCGCCGAGGCGGGCGCCTATACCGGCGCGCAGCGGGCGCGCGAGGGCAAGTTCGAGGCCGCCGACGGCGGCACGCTGTTCCTCGACGAGATCGGCACGCTGCCGCTGGCCGGCCAGGTCAAGCTGCTGCGCGTGCTGGAAACCGGTCGTTTTGAACGCCTCGGCGGCAACCGCGAGCGCGCGGTGAAGGTGCGCGTGCTCAGCGCCACCAATTCCGACCTGGCGGCGGCGATCGCCTCCGGGCAGTTCCGCGAGGACCTCTACTACCGCCTCAACGGCGTGGAGGTGCGCGTGCCGGCACTGGCGCAGCGGCCCGACGACATCCTGCCGCTGGCGCGGCATTTCCTGCCCGCCGGCAAGGCGCTGGATGCGGGCGCCGAACGCGCCCTGCTGGCGCATGCCTGGCCGGGCAACGTGCGCGAGCTGCGCAACACGATGCAGCGCGCCAGCCTGCTGGCGCAGGGCGAGCGCATCGGCGCGGCCGACCTGGCGCTGCCGGCGCCGACGGGCCGCTTGCCGGCGACGACGCCGGCGAGCGTCGAGGAACCCGACCGCGCGGCGATCGAGTCGGCGCTGGCGCGCGCCGGCGGCGTGCTCGCCCAGGCCGCCAGCGAGCTGGGGCTGTCGCGCCAGGCTCTGTACCGCCGCCTGGAGCGGCTGGGAATCGAACGGCCATGA
- the glmS gene encoding glutamine--fructose-6-phosphate transaminase (isomerizing) — protein sequence MCGIVGAIANRDVVPLLIEGLKRLEYRGYDSAGLAVVDDGREVRRVRRTGRVAEMEAAAKSEQFTAHLGIGHTRWATHGGVTEANAHPHVSHGVALVHNGIIENHEEQRERLRRLGYEFESQTDTEVIAHLIHHHLKQDGDDLLGALQRTVGELTGAYALAVVSRKEPGRLVCARMGCPLLVGLGEGENFVASDVSAIIQATRRVIFLEEGDTAEVSREGVRVFDGSGDFVERDVHVSDVSLASLELGPYRHFMQKEIHEQPRAIADTIEAVMDNGAFTAELFGKDARQVLADIDAVQIIACGTSYYAGMVARYWIESITGLPCAVDIASEYRYRTVVANPKQLVVTISQSGETLDTMEALKYAKHLGHEKTLSICNVPESAIPRASRLVYYTRAGAEIGVASTKAFTTQLVALFTLTCTLAQLRGVLSEEQAARYLDDLRQLPGSVQHALNLEPQITAWSERFAPKQHALFLGRGVHYPIALEGALKLKEISYIHAEAYPAGELKHGPLALVDAQMPVVVIAPNDNLLEKVKSNIQEVRARGGEMFVFTDADSHFGESEQVHVIRTPRHVGVLSPIVHAIPVQLLAYHAALARGTDVDKPRNLAKSVTVE from the coding sequence ATGTGCGGCATCGTCGGCGCGATCGCTAATCGCGATGTGGTTCCCCTCCTGATCGAAGGCCTCAAGCGCCTGGAATACCGCGGCTACGATTCGGCCGGGCTGGCCGTCGTCGACGACGGCCGCGAGGTCCGCCGCGTGCGCCGGACCGGCCGGGTGGCCGAGATGGAAGCGGCCGCGAAGTCCGAGCAGTTCACCGCCCACCTGGGCATCGGCCACACCCGATGGGCCACCCACGGCGGGGTCACCGAGGCCAACGCCCACCCGCACGTCAGCCACGGCGTGGCGCTGGTCCACAACGGCATCATCGAGAACCACGAGGAACAGCGCGAGCGCCTGCGCCGGCTGGGCTACGAGTTCGAATCGCAGACCGACACCGAGGTCATCGCGCACCTGATCCACCACCACCTCAAGCAGGACGGCGACGACCTGCTCGGCGCGCTGCAGCGCACCGTCGGCGAGCTCACCGGCGCCTACGCGCTGGCCGTGGTCAGCCGCAAGGAACCCGGCCGCCTGGTCTGCGCGCGGATGGGCTGCCCGCTGCTGGTGGGCCTGGGCGAGGGCGAGAACTTCGTCGCCAGCGACGTCTCGGCCATCATCCAGGCCACGCGCCGGGTGATCTTCCTGGAAGAGGGCGACACCGCCGAGGTCAGCCGCGAGGGCGTGCGCGTGTTCGACGGCAGCGGCGATTTCGTCGAGCGCGACGTGCACGTGTCCGACGTCTCGCTGGCCTCGCTGGAGCTGGGCCCTTACCGCCACTTCATGCAGAAGGAAATCCACGAACAGCCGCGCGCCATCGCCGACACCATCGAGGCGGTGATGGACAACGGCGCGTTCACCGCCGAACTGTTCGGCAAGGACGCCCGCCAGGTGCTGGCCGACATCGACGCGGTGCAGATCATCGCCTGCGGCACCAGCTATTACGCCGGCATGGTCGCGCGCTACTGGATCGAGTCGATCACCGGGCTGCCCTGCGCGGTCGACATCGCCAGCGAGTACCGCTACCGCACCGTGGTGGCCAATCCGAAGCAGCTGGTGGTCACCATCTCGCAGTCCGGCGAAACGCTGGACACGATGGAAGCGCTCAAGTACGCCAAGCACCTGGGCCACGAGAAGACGCTGTCGATCTGCAACGTGCCCGAAAGCGCCATCCCGCGCGCCAGCCGGCTGGTCTACTACACCCGCGCCGGCGCCGAGATCGGCGTGGCCTCCACCAAGGCCTTCACCACCCAGCTGGTCGCGCTGTTCACCCTGACCTGCACGCTCGCCCAGCTGCGCGGCGTGCTGAGCGAAGAGCAGGCCGCACGCTACCTGGACGACCTGCGTCAGCTGCCCGGCAGCGTGCAGCACGCGCTCAACCTGGAGCCGCAGATCACCGCCTGGTCGGAGCGTTTCGCCCCCAAGCAGCACGCGCTGTTCCTGGGCCGCGGCGTGCACTACCCGATCGCGCTGGAAGGCGCGCTCAAGCTGAAGGAAATCTCCTACATCCACGCCGAGGCCTACCCGGCCGGCGAACTCAAGCACGGCCCGCTGGCCCTGGTCGACGCGCAGATGCCGGTGGTGGTGATCGCCCCCAACGACAACCTGCTGGAGAAGGTGAAGTCCAACATCCAGGAAGTGCGCGCGCGCGGCGGCGAGATGTTCGTCTTCACCGACGCCGACAGCCACTTCGGCGAGTCCGAACAGGTCCACGTCATCCGCACCCCCCGCCACGTCGGCGTGCTGTCGCCGATCGTCCACGCGATCCCCGTGCAGCTGCTGGCCTACCACGCCGCCCTGGCCCGCGGCACCGACGTCGACAAGCCGCGCAACCTCGCCAAGTCGGTAACCGTCGAGTAA
- a CDS encoding integron integrase, with the protein MGYADDRAGAQGQVPEVRRDGASPPRLLDQVREAVRVRHFSRRTEQAYVGWVRRFVLANGKRHPRELGAVEVERFLTRLATEENVAPGTQNQALAALLFLYRKVLGLDLPWMESVVRAKRPRRIPVVLSRDEVTRLLAAMDGSLGLMVSLLYGTGMRLMECLRLRIKDVDFARREICVRDGKGGKDRRVPLPQRLHEALEAAVVRARLRHEADLAAGHGEAWLPHALARKYPSAAREPGWQYVFASPHLSVDPRSGRVGRHHLDDSVLQRAIKQARTRAGIVKPATCHTLRHSFATHLLEAGHDIRTVQELLGHKDVATTQIYTHVLNRGAGGVLSPLDR; encoded by the coding sequence ATGGGTTACGCCGATGATCGAGCGGGGGCGCAGGGTCAGGTTCCGGAGGTTCGCAGGGATGGCGCTTCGCCGCCGCGTCTGCTCGACCAGGTGCGCGAGGCGGTGCGGGTACGGCACTTCAGCCGGCGGACTGAGCAGGCCTACGTGGGCTGGGTGCGACGGTTCGTGCTGGCCAACGGCAAGCGGCATCCGCGCGAGCTCGGGGCGGTGGAGGTCGAGCGCTTCCTTACCCGGCTCGCAACCGAGGAGAACGTGGCGCCGGGGACGCAGAACCAGGCGTTGGCGGCGTTGCTGTTCCTGTACCGGAAAGTGCTTGGGCTCGACCTGCCGTGGATGGAATCGGTGGTGCGCGCCAAGCGTCCGCGACGGATTCCAGTGGTGCTGTCGCGCGACGAGGTCACGCGCCTGCTCGCAGCAATGGACGGCAGCCTGGGGTTGATGGTGTCGCTGCTGTACGGCACCGGGATGCGGCTGATGGAATGCCTGCGCCTGCGCATCAAGGACGTGGATTTCGCGCGCCGTGAAATCTGCGTGCGCGACGGCAAGGGTGGAAAGGACCGGCGCGTGCCCTTGCCGCAGCGGCTGCATGAGGCGTTGGAGGCCGCGGTGGTGCGGGCGCGGCTGCGGCACGAAGCTGACCTGGCGGCGGGGCACGGGGAGGCGTGGCTGCCGCATGCGCTCGCGCGCAAGTACCCGAGCGCGGCGCGGGAGCCGGGCTGGCAGTACGTGTTCGCCTCACCGCATCTGTCCGTTGATCCGCGCTCCGGGCGGGTCGGACGGCACCACCTGGACGACAGCGTGCTGCAGCGGGCGATCAAGCAGGCGCGGACGCGGGCCGGCATCGTCAAGCCCGCCACCTGCCACACCCTGCGGCATTCCTTCGCCACCCACCTGCTGGAGGCGGGCCACGACATCCGCACCGTGCAGGAGCTGCTGGGTCACAAGGATGTCGCCACCACGCAGATCTACACCCACGTGCTCAATCGCGGCGCGGGCGGGGTGCTCAGTCCGCTCGATCGGTGA